One part of the Ursus arctos isolate Adak ecotype North America unplaced genomic scaffold, UrsArc2.0 scaffold_16, whole genome shotgun sequence genome encodes these proteins:
- the LOC125281947 gene encoding focal adhesion kinase 1-like, whose product MAAAYLDPNLNHTPNSSTTTHLGTRVECSPGAMERVLKVFHYFENSSEPAAWASMIRHGDATDVRGIIQKIVDSHKVKHVACYGFRLSHLRSEEVHWLHLDMGVSNVREKYELAHPPEEWK is encoded by the exons ATGGCAGCTGCTTACCTTGACCCAAACTTGAATCACACACCAAATTCGAGTACCACAACTCACCTGGGTACCAGAGTGGAATGTTCCCCTGGGGCAATGGAGCGAGTGTTGAaggtctttcattattttgaaaacagcagTGAGCCAGCTGCTTGGGCCAGTATGATCAGGCATGGAGATGCTACCGATGTCAGG GGGATCATTCAGAAGATAGTGGACAGTCACAAAGTAAAGCACGTGGCCTGCTATGGATTTCGCCTCAGTCACCTGCGGTCAGAGGAGGTTCACTGGCTCCATTTGGATATGGGTGTCTCCAATGTGAGGGAGAAGTATGAACTTGCACACCCACCAGAGGAGTGGAAGTAA